In Flavobacterium piscisymbiosum, the sequence GAGTAAATCTATCGATCTGGAAACAAAAAGTAGCATAATCATTTTATAATAAAGCCCGAATAGAAATAAAAAAGCCCACAAGAAAAATCATTGCAGGCTTTCATTTTTGAAATAGTTGAATTAGTAAGCACTTATTTCGGGTTTTATTTTTTTAACCTATCAGATAATTCTCTTTTATAGGTAATCCCAACGGGTAATTTTTCGTTTTTTATCACAACAAAATCTTTGTCTGTTGCTTCAATTTTATCCAGCGCTACAATATATGATTTATGAATGCGCATGAAATTTTTCTCCGGTAAACATTTCTCTAATTCACTTGTCGTAATCGATGCCAGATAAGTTCTTTTTGTAGTATACAATTTCACATAATTACCAAAACTCTGCGCAAACAAAAGCTGATCTAATTCGATATCCATCAAATAACCATCAACTTTTACACTAACAGAATTTACGACTGTTTCTTCTGTTTTGGGTTTTACACTTTCGGTAGCAAAAAAACGATCAATTGCTTTTAAGAACCTTGGAAAATAAATAGGTTTCAAAAGATAATCAATTACACCGTAATCATAACTTTCGAGAGCAAATTCAGAATAAGCTGTTGTTAGAATTGTTTTGGGATGTGTTGGAAGAATCTTCAACAATTCCATTCCTGAAATCTCAGGCATATTAATATCCAAAAACATCAAATCTACAGGATTTTCACGAAGATAATCCATAGCTTCGATCCCATTATAACCCTGAAAAACCAACTCTAATTGTGGATTTTGTTTGATATAATTCGCTAACACATAATGTGCTGCCGGTTCATCATCGACAATTATACATTTTTTGGATTCTCTCATTCTACAAACTTTTTCAATTGTACTTTAAAATCTACAATATAAGTGTTCTTATCGTCCTGAATATCCAGTTTATAATTTTTTCCGTAAATCAAATTCAAACGTTCTATCGTATTTTTTAAACCAATTTTGGTAGAAACCACATCTGTTTTTTTTGTAGGAATTGAATTGACAACATGAAGATGCAATTGTCCTTCTTCGACAGTTATAAAAATCCTGACATAACATTTTTCAATCGCGCAGGTTCCGTGTTTAAAGGCATTTTCGATAAAAGCAATCAAGAGCATCGGCGAAATCTTATACGCATTTTCATTATCGATTTTAAAATCATATGTTATTTCGCATCGATATCCAACACGTTCTTTTTCGAGCTGGACATAACTGTTTATAAACTCCAGTTCATCCTCAAGAGAAACACATTTTTTGCTATTACTTTCTAACTGATAACGCATTAACTGCGATACTTTCATGATTAAATCCGGAGTTCTTTCGGGAAATTCAAGACTAATTCCGTAAAGCGTATTAAAGGTATTGAACAAAAAGTGAGGATTTAGTTGTCCTTTCAGCGAGTTCAATTGCATTTCATTAAACAATAAGGTTTCATTCGTTTTTTTCCTGTGAATCCTATAGAATTTAAACACAATAATCGGGCTTAAAATACAAACCAAAGTTCCTAAAACACTTGCCAGTTGATACGCATAACTCCGTTGATGGGAGTTTTGATAGAGATGACAATTGCTAAACATATCCAGCATGGTGATCTCGTATAAAACGACCGAAAAGACAAAGACGCCAAAAAGAGTTAAAATGATATAAGTTATAGGGCGTTGGGTTTTGAATAAGATGGGCAAAAGAAAGAAACGATTGAATTGTGCGTGCATGTATAAAACCAAGTAGAAAAAAACGCCCATTAATATGGAAGTAAACGAACTAAATAACATCCAGTCATTTTTTAACGTGTAAATCGTAAATGAAAAGGCAACAACGGCAACTTCCTGCCACCATTTGTTATCCAATATGTTATCAAATTTTTTATTCATTTTTAATACTTAAATAGTCTACAAAGTACGAACAAAAATTTAATTTATTTTTCCAAAAAATGACGAATTCAATTGGTCATTTATTATCGCAGTACATCATTTAAGATGACATATATCAGCTTAAGTCAAATAATTTTGTTCTATCAATTTCATACCACTAATTTTATGTACTTCAGAAAAATTACTTTATTAGTTTTCTTGATTTTTGCTTGTGGTAGTTATGCACAAACCTTGTCTTTAAAAGAAGCCATTAAAACAGGTTTAGAAAACTACGGTTCCATCAAAGCAAAAAGCAATTACACCAATGCTTCACGCGAGACGCTCAAACAATCCAAGCGTGATTATCTGCCCAATCTTAATTTATCGGCACAACAGGATTACGGAACAATCAACGGGCAAAACGGTGCTTTGTACGGTTTTAATGGTTTAGGAACAGCTTCTTCCGGACCTGCATTGCCGGATCAAAACTGGAATTCAGCTTTTGGTGCCTTGTATCTGGTCAACATGAACTGGGATTTTTTCACCTTCGGAAAAATTCAGGAAAAAATCAATTTGGCTAAAATCGATGTTCAGGCCAAGGAAAAAGATTTGAAACAGGAAGAATTTCAACAGGAAATTAAAATTGCTGCTGCTTATTTGAATCTGCTTGCCAGCCAAAGATTACTGATTTCGCAACAAAAGAATTTAAGCCGCGCCGAAATTTTCAAGAAAACTGCCGTAGCCCGCGTTAAAAACGGATTATTGGCAGGAGTCGATTCTACATTGGCTACAGCCGAAGTTTCGAAAGCAAAGATCTCTTTGAATCTGGCTAAAAACTTCGTCAAGGAACAAAACAATAAATTAGTTGATTTGATGGGCGTTGCGCCTCAGGATTTCGCGACAGATACTTTGTTTGTAAACGATATCCCGAAAGAGGTTCTTAGAAGAACGGCAACTTCAGACAGTTTGCATCCTTTATTACAATTCTATAAAACGAAAATTGATTACAGCAATCAACAAGTAAAATTATACAAGCGTTTTTATTATCCAACTATGAGCGCATTTGGTGTTTTGCAAACACGTGCCTCAGGTTTTAATAGCGACTATATTACAGATCAGAATTCATTCAACAGAAATTACTGGGATGGCGTAAATCCGGATCGTACCAATTATTTGGTCGGAATTGGAATTAGCTGGAATTTGACTACTCCGTTTAGAGCGAGCAAACAAGTAAGTGCTCAAAAGTATGTTTCGCAAGGTTTACAGGAAGAGTACAACCAGGCCGACAGAGAATTAAAATCGCAATTGAAACTAGCCGACGATAAAATACAAATTACACTTGACAACTTTGCCGAAGCGCCAATTCAGGTCGATGCAGCCAAGAAAGCGTATTTGCAAAAATCGACTTTATACAAAAACGGTTTGACTGATCTTACAGATATTACTCAAACTTTATACACGCTAAATCGCGCCGAAATCGACCGAGATATCGTCAACAATAATGTGTGGCAATCGTTTTTGCTTAAAGTAGCAGCGACAGGCAATTTTGACTTATTTATAAATGAATTTTAATTAGATCCTAATGAATTTAATACGTTTTGCACTCCGCAAACCCATCTCCATATTAGTATTGGTTGCGGGTCTATTTTTCTTCGGAATTGGTGCCATACAGGACATTAAGGTAGATATCCTGCCAAAAATGAACTTACCGGTTATCTATATTGCACATCCTTTTGGGGGTTATACGCCAGACCAGATGGAAGCTTATTTTGCTAAGACTTATGTCAACATTTTACCTTTTGCCAATGGTGTAAAATCAGTAGAAACCAAAAATATTCAGGGGTTAATGATCATGAAATTAACTTATTATGAAAACACGAATATGGCTCAGGCTGCAGCCGAATTGAGTTCACTTTCGAACAGGATTCAGGCGGCGTTTCCTCCGGGAACCCAGCCTCCGTTTATCATTCGTTTTGATGCTTCATCTCTGCCAATTGGACAATTGGTTTTGAGCAGTAAAATACGATCCAATAACGAATTACAGGATTTAGCCAACGTTTATGTTCGTGCTTCGTTTACTTCGATTCCGGGTTTATTATCGCCGGCACCCTTTGGCGGAAGCCCAAGAACTATCGAGGTCAACGTAGATCCTGATTTATTGCGTTCGCACAATATGACGCCGGATCAGGTGGTTGAAGCGATACGTATCAACAACCAGACGGCTCCGTCAGGAAACGTGAGAATGGGCGATGTAAACTATATTACACCAACCAATAATACGATCAAAGAAGTTAAGGATTTCGAAAACATTCCGTTGTTTAAAGGAAGCGTTCAAAACTTAAAATTAGGTGATGTTGCCACTGTAAAAGATGGTGCCGATATTACGCAAGGTTATGCGTTGGTAAACGGAAAACGTTCAGTTTATATTAGTATTGCAAAGGCCGGAGATGCTTCGACCTGGGATGTGGTTCAGAAATTAAAAGCTGAATTGCCTAAAATTCAAAGTACATTACCGGAAGATGTAAAATTATCATACGAATTTGACCAGTCGGTTTATGTAATCAATTCGGTAAAAAGTTTGATTACAGAAGGAATTATTGGTGCGGTTTTAACCGGATTAATGGTATTGCTTTTCCTTGGTGATAAACGTGCGGCTTTAATTGTAATCTTAACGATTCCTATTTCGATTATCTCAGGGGTTTTATTCCTGAAATTATTCGGGCAAACGATCAACTTAATGTCTTTAAGCGGATTAGCATTGGCAATTGGAATTTTGGTGGATGAAAGTACGGTAACTATCGAAAATATTCACCAGCATCTCGACATGGGCAAACCCAAGGCGCTGGCTATTTGGGATGCCTGTCAGGAAATTGCCTTGCCTAAATTATTGATCTTACTTTGTATTTTGGCGGTATTTGCTCCGGCATTTACCATGGTTGGTATTCCGGGAGCGTTGTTCTTGCCTTTGGCTTTAGCAATTGGATTCTCGATGGTAATTTCGTTTTTACTGTCTCAGACTTTTGTTCCTGTAATGGCAAACTGGCTAATGAAAGCACATCCAAAACACGAACATGGACCTAATATTACTGATGATGAAGCAGAGTTTAACGATTGCGGATTAACACCGGAATCTGAAAAAGATCTGATCACGCAGAAAAAAGCCATGGTCGCAAAAGAAGATATCGACAATGACGGAAAAATTGGTGCTTTCGAGCGTTTTAGAATCCGTTTTATGAGAACGCTGGATCGATTATTCCCTTATAAAAAAGCAACAGCAATAATATATCTGGTTGGAATTACGCTATTGGCGGTTGTCTTTATCAATTTCATTGGAAAAGATGTTTTCCCGAAAGTAA encodes:
- a CDS encoding efflux RND transporter permease subunit; translation: MNLIRFALRKPISILVLVAGLFFFGIGAIQDIKVDILPKMNLPVIYIAHPFGGYTPDQMEAYFAKTYVNILPFANGVKSVETKNIQGLMIMKLTYYENTNMAQAAAELSSLSNRIQAAFPPGTQPPFIIRFDASSLPIGQLVLSSKIRSNNELQDLANVYVRASFTSIPGLLSPAPFGGSPRTIEVNVDPDLLRSHNMTPDQVVEAIRINNQTAPSGNVRMGDVNYITPTNNTIKEVKDFENIPLFKGSVQNLKLGDVATVKDGADITQGYALVNGKRSVYISIAKAGDASTWDVVQKLKAELPKIQSTLPEDVKLSYEFDQSVYVINSVKSLITEGIIGAVLTGLMVLLFLGDKRAALIVILTIPISIISGVLFLKLFGQTINLMSLSGLALAIGILVDESTVTIENIHQHLDMGKPKALAIWDACQEIALPKLLILLCILAVFAPAFTMVGIPGALFLPLALAIGFSMVISFLLSQTFVPVMANWLMKAHPKHEHGPNITDDEAEFNDCGLTPESEKDLITQKKAMVAKEDIDNDGKIGAFERFRIRFMRTLDRLFPYKKATAIIYLVGITLLAVVFINFIGKDVFPKVNSSQFQLRMRAPDGTRLERTEEKAIIVLKELQKMVGKEHIGISSVYVGQHPSLFSINPIYLFMAGSHEAVFQVSLKEYHTDMDNFKDDFRARIKKVLPDVKLSFEPIELTDKVLSQGSPTPIEVRIAGKDKKRNELYATQIVEKLKKIAYFRDVQIGQPIHYPAMNIDIDRTRAAELGVDMNDISRSLVASTSSSRYTEKNTWVDERAGLSYNVQVQVPLNQMKSKTDIGEIPVLKNSLRPVLSDVAKITPGFVSGENDNLGAMPYITVTANISQTDLGTAVKDVDATISSLGELPRGLFITPIGMSKVLVETLSSLQVGLLVAIFVIFLMLAANFQSFKVSLVILTTVPAVVLGALLMLTITGSTLNLQSYMGIIMSVGVSIANAVLLVTNAEQLRKKNGNALESAREAAALRLRPIIMTSVAMIAGMLPMAIGHGEGGDQVSPLGRAVIGGLLFSTFAVLLILPLIFAWAQEKTTTQSVSLDPEDEESIHYISSLNPKNEK
- a CDS encoding TolC family protein, whose product is MYFRKITLLVFLIFACGSYAQTLSLKEAIKTGLENYGSIKAKSNYTNASRETLKQSKRDYLPNLNLSAQQDYGTINGQNGALYGFNGLGTASSGPALPDQNWNSAFGALYLVNMNWDFFTFGKIQEKINLAKIDVQAKEKDLKQEEFQQEIKIAAAYLNLLASQRLLISQQKNLSRAEIFKKTAVARVKNGLLAGVDSTLATAEVSKAKISLNLAKNFVKEQNNKLVDLMGVAPQDFATDTLFVNDIPKEVLRRTATSDSLHPLLQFYKTKIDYSNQQVKLYKRFYYPTMSAFGVLQTRASGFNSDYITDQNSFNRNYWDGVNPDRTNYLVGIGISWNLTTPFRASKQVSAQKYVSQGLQEEYNQADRELKSQLKLADDKIQITLDNFAEAPIQVDAAKKAYLQKSTLYKNGLTDLTDITQTLYTLNRAEIDRDIVNNNVWQSFLLKVAATGNFDLFINEF
- a CDS encoding LytR/AlgR family response regulator transcription factor yields the protein MRESKKCIIVDDEPAAHYVLANYIKQNPQLELVFQGYNGIEAMDYLRENPVDLMFLDINMPEISGMELLKILPTHPKTILTTAYSEFALESYDYGVIDYLLKPIYFPRFLKAIDRFFATESVKPKTEETVVNSVSVKVDGYLMDIELDQLLFAQSFGNYVKLYTTKRTYLASITTSELEKCLPEKNFMRIHKSYIVALDKIEATDKDFVVIKNEKLPVGITYKRELSDRLKK
- a CDS encoding sensor histidine kinase, whose amino-acid sequence is MNKKFDNILDNKWWQEVAVVAFSFTIYTLKNDWMLFSSFTSILMGVFFYLVLYMHAQFNRFFLLPILFKTQRPITYIILTLFGVFVFSVVLYEITMLDMFSNCHLYQNSHQRSYAYQLASVLGTLVCILSPIIVFKFYRIHRKKTNETLLFNEMQLNSLKGQLNPHFLFNTFNTLYGISLEFPERTPDLIMKVSQLMRYQLESNSKKCVSLEDELEFINSYVQLEKERVGYRCEITYDFKIDNENAYKISPMLLIAFIENAFKHGTCAIEKCYVRIFITVEEGQLHLHVVNSIPTKKTDVVSTKIGLKNTIERLNLIYGKNYKLDIQDDKNTYIVDFKVQLKKFVE